aacatcaatgcattgaactcaacagaattggacattattggcattataaatgacagttacttagaaaataaacgatttcttacaatacccattttattgtattcaactcgtttttatttcaacacaaaacccaatgctgcataaattcgcgtcattattttatatgtaatttttgctcacgatataatgccaccgtgcccaccgtgcatttctcacaccacctcaatacgaaacagcagcgcgcaagcaataaaaaaaatgcgcaaaagtttatgtaaactttttcaaatttcgcttgttttagctaatattttataattttgagttgcattttcagattctttgtgaaattctgttagaaacactacttttcagttctaaaatcattcccgtggaacggaacagtaaccgtttatacatttcaaaaaccaattacggctcggcaaagcaaaatttcaaaattctaagaatacttagttatgataaatttgatttcgaaaacttaagtctttttggtttttcgaaaatcagtctagtttttgaataattgatcaaaaacgcgattttcgcattccgctacatttcaccttaagtgtgccactctgtgcccaagctacttgtcaaaagtgAGCTTGAGATGGCTATATTGGCATGGTAATTTTATACGAAAACCAATAATAGATGAACATTGTTCCAAAGACTTatctaaaataattcaaatgattttatcgttccattgttttttctttcagaaAACCACGACGAAAGAAACTAATCGTTTCCATCGGTGTTCTGATTTTCCTTGCCATTGTTCTTTCTGTCGGGTTATACTATGGTCTTAGACAAAAATCACAGCATTTCGGTGCCGTTGTGGCAAACGGTCAAGAATGTGCTTCTATTGGTGctgaaatattacgaaatagtgGTTCTGCAGCAGATGCCGCCATTGCTACACTTTTCTGTGAAGGTGTTACCTGTCCCCAGAGTATGGGCATTGGGGGTGGTTTCTTACTAACAGTGTACGATCACGCTAATGATCGGGTAGAAACTCTGAATGCAAGAGAAACTGCCCCCGCAGCTGCCACAATGAATATGTTTTCGAATACGAGTTCCTCAAGAGATAAGAGAGGTCTGGTGATAGCTGTACCTGGAGAGTTAAAAGGTTATTGGGAACTACATCAGCGGTATGGTAAATTGGCTTGGAGCACCTTAATCCAACCAACTATTACCTTGTGTCGCAAGGGCCATATAGTTACAGGATATCTTGACAGAATATTGAAAAGGACCCAAGACAAGATCCTTGCGGAGCCATCGCTTAGAGAAATATTCATTGATCCTGCCAGCAATATGACTTGGAAAGAAGGCGATTATATTAAACGACTAGCTCTTGCCGACAGTTTGGAAATTATAGCTCGCGAAGGAGTTCATGCATTATATAGCAAGAACGGAACATTACTACCTAAATTAATGAAAGACCTCAACAGTTTTGATAGCATTTTGACCGAAGAAGATTTTTACAACTACGAGTATGTGACTGGAATATCTATAAGTTattgaatataataaaaaataaaaactctaTTGCAGGCCTACATGGGAACCACCATCTAGTTTGTCAATTCGTGGTGGaaaccagatacattcatttccCTTACCCGGTAGTGGAACTCTAGTGAATTTCATGCTACGAATCTTAGATGGTTACAACGATCTGGATCTTAAATCGCCACTTACTTGGCATCGAGTCGTAGAGAGTTTCAAATACGGCTACGGTCTTCGAACTCGTGTTGGTGATCCAAGATACGTGAATTTAGTCGGTGATTTGTTGCACAATCTGACGAGTAATAGTTATGCGGCAAACGTCCGCAGCCAAATCGACGATAAACAAACTTTTACAGCTTATCATCACTACGGGGCCGATTTTTCGAACATAGAGGATCAAGGAACTGCTCATGTATCGGTATTAGCTGCTAATGGAGACGCAGTATCTGCAACGAGTACCATCAATTACTTGTGAGAATTTGTATTAATTTGTTTCCATATTTATGTTTATAGTACTTGAAAATGTTTCAGATTAGGAGCAAAAATTCGATCACGATCCACAGGAATTATTCTTAATGATGAAATGGACGATTTTGCATCTCCTGGTGAAGCCAACATTTACGGTCTCCCACCATCTCCAGCTAACTTCATCGTACCTGGAAAACGTCCACTTTCATCAATGGCCCCTACTATCGTCACAAACAAACAGAGCGGAGTTCGGATGGTCATTGGCGGTGCTGGTGGGTCACGCATTACAAGTGCAACCGTAATTCTTTTGTTTCGGCATTTGTTTTTTGGTGAAGAACTTGAAAGTGCAATGGCTGCGCAGCGTCTGCATCACCAACTTGCTCCTATGTACGTAGATTATGAGGTTGGATTTGATGAGATGATTCTGGAAGGGTTACGCCAACGGGGTCACGTTGTTAAAGAGAAAGGCTCGGATGCTGGTTTCGCAGCTGCGACGGCTATAACAAAAGACGCTGATAACATAGTTTCCGTTGCTTTCGATCCACGGAGGGGAGGAAGTtcggaaatagttatttagtccTACTAAAAGTACACTATTTTATATTATAGACAAAATAAGATATTACTTAATGCTTATAacaataatctttttttttaacaagaTCGGAAATtcattttgagatatttgattTCGTGCAATAGATGCTCTGAAATCAAAGGATTGGGAGATACTACAAATATGCATGTAACACGCACGAAAATATATATCATCCCTTGCAACGGGTTTGTCTTCTTCTCCGCTAAAAACACTGTAGTTGGTATTTTGCCCCTCCCGAGTCGAGCCATGTGGCGAATGAGTGTActaaattttgtatttaaatCCTGATCCAGTTGATCCCGTTGCCGTTCTCGCCGCCAAATCGTATCGCAACCCTTTTCTTTACCCGTTTCAAAACTTCCGAAAGCGGGGTTATCGTCTGGCCGTTTAGCTTTGCCGCTTTGCCACTGATTGAAGTCGCATCAAGGAATTCAccttcattcttgtttacggccgtttcgaccatacgacgaatgAATAatatcgaacgaatacgaataaaccattcttgttttcactcgaataaattcgaacgcgactcgtttgccaaaAAATTTTGAAGTATCAGTT
This genomic window from Malaya genurostris strain Urasoe2022 chromosome 1, Malgen_1.1, whole genome shotgun sequence contains:
- the LOC131425127 gene encoding scoloptoxin SSD14-like translates to MIININKRKLLLVSGLAAIVVIAVVLGLYFGLKDTREETARTLTGGAVTSNGAECAKIGADILRQNGSVADAAIAVLFCEGVTCPQSAGIGGGFFLTIYNRSTQTAHTLDSREIAPAAASEQMYANKSNTAAREGGLAVAVPGEVKGYWEVHQKYGKLDWKSLIQPTIDLCRSGHLVTGYLDRIIKVREQKILSIPSLREVFINPETNQTWREGDRIKRLALANSLEIIAQEGADALYSRNGTLLPKLMHDLRGFGSIITEEDFYNYEPRWLEPAYTKLKNENHVYSMPLPGSGHVLNYMLNIIDGYDDLNINDPLTWHRIVESFKHGYGLRTQLGDPPFVPGIENSLNKLTNKNYAAFVRDGILDDTTFSDFEHYGAVFSNEEDHGTAHISVLGLNGDAVSATTTINYVKPRRKKLIVSIGVLIFLAIVLSVGLYYGLRQKSQHFGAVVANGQECASIGAEILRNSGSAADAAIATLFCEGVTCPQSMGIGGGFLLTVYDHANDRVETLNARETAPAAATMNMFSNTSSSRDKRGLVIAVPGELKGYWELHQRYGKLAWSTLIQPTITLCRKGHIVTGYLDRILKRTQDKILAEPSLREIFIDPASNMTWKEGDYIKRLALADSLEIIAREGVHALYSKNGTLLPKLMKDLNSFDSILTEEDFYNYEPTWEPPSSLSIRGGNQIHSFPLPGSGTLVNFMLRILDGYNDLDLKSPLTWHRVVESFKYGYGLRTRVGDPRYVNLVGDLLHNLTSNSYAANVRSQIDDKQTFTAYHHYGADFSNIEDQGTAHVSVLAANGDAVSATSTINYLLGAKIRSRSTGIILNDEMDDFASPGEANIYGLPPSPANFIVPGKRPLSSMAPTIVTNKQSGVRMVIGGAGGSRITSATVILLFRHLFFGEELESAMAAQRLHHQLAPMYVDYEVGFDEMILEGLRQRGHVVKEKGSDAGFAAATAITKDADNIVSVAFDPRRGGSSEIVI